Proteins co-encoded in one Oculatellaceae cyanobacterium genomic window:
- the coaBC gene encoding bifunctional phosphopantothenoylcysteine decarboxylase/phosphopantothenate--cysteine ligase CoaBC, with the protein MASVFNRNLTKVVIGIGGGIAAYKVCEVISSLFKAGIEVRVILTRSAQEFITPLTVATLSRHQAYTDDDFWQAINGRPLHIELGEWADVLVLAPLTANTLGKLTYGLADNLLTNTVLASTSPVLLAPAMNTDMWEQVAVQRNWQQLLQDPRYHSVGPSAGLLACDRIGAGRMAEPPEIIASVQSLLHTQGKRDLAGKRVLISAGGTREHLDPVRFIGNPSTGKMGLALAQAAINRGAIVTLVHSMPKTTMAPTPPVAKGQEGRGSMKEIAVVSAEEMRQAMLLNFPLSDLIVMSAAVADVKPAIYSTEKLAKRSLPSSLPLEPVPDILAELGSLKHPHQKLIGFAAQTGDIVTPALEKLQRKKLDFIVANPIDQPDSGFGSDRNKAIFIDSEQRQFEIEPCSKLQMAHYIFDIVQNESTVL; encoded by the coding sequence ATGGCATCAGTTTTTAATCGAAACTTAACCAAGGTAGTAATTGGTATAGGTGGCGGGATAGCTGCCTATAAAGTTTGTGAGGTAATTTCATCTCTATTCAAAGCAGGGATAGAAGTAAGAGTTATTCTTACTCGTTCCGCACAAGAATTTATTACGCCTTTAACCGTAGCAACCTTGTCTCGTCATCAAGCCTACACAGATGATGATTTTTGGCAAGCAATTAATGGTCGTCCATTACATATTGAATTAGGAGAATGGGCAGACGTTTTAGTACTTGCCCCACTAACCGCTAATACGCTAGGTAAATTAACTTATGGGTTAGCTGATAATTTACTTACAAATACTGTATTAGCTTCTACAAGTCCTGTATTGCTAGCACCCGCGATGAATACTGATATGTGGGAACAAGTAGCAGTACAACGCAATTGGCAACAGTTGTTGCAAGACCCACGTTATCACAGCGTTGGCCCTAGTGCTGGTTTGTTAGCGTGCGATCGCATTGGCGCTGGCAGAATGGCAGAACCCCCAGAAATTATCGCCTCGGTACAATCATTACTACATACTCAAGGCAAGCGAGATTTAGCAGGTAAACGAGTATTAATTAGTGCTGGGGGAACGCGGGAACATTTAGATCCGGTGCGCTTTATTGGTAATCCTTCTACTGGCAAAATGGGATTAGCTTTAGCACAAGCAGCAATAAATCGTGGCGCAATTGTCACATTAGTTCATAGTATGCCTAAAACTACAATGGCACCTACCCCTCCCGTCGCTAAGGGGCAGGAAGGAAGAGGAAGTATGAAGGAGATCGCAGTTGTCAGCGCCGAAGAAATGCGACAGGCGATGCTGCTCAATTTTCCCTTATCAGATTTAATTGTGATGTCAGCAGCAGTAGCGGATGTTAAACCAGCTATATATAGTACAGAGAAGTTAGCCAAGCGATCGCTGCCATCTTCCTTACCCCTAGAACCTGTACCAGATATTCTGGCAGAATTAGGTAGTCTCAAACATCCGCATCAAAAATTAATCGGGTTTGCTGCACAAACAGGGGATATAGTTACACCTGCATTAGAAAAGCTGCAAAGAAAAAAATTAGATTTTATTGTTGCCAATCCTATAGATCAACCAGATAGTGGATTTGGTAGCGATCGCAACAAAGCTATTTTTATTGATAGCGAACAAAGGCAATTTGAAATAGAACCTTGTTCTAAATTACAAATGGCTCATTATATATTTGACATTGTGCAAAACGAAAGTACTGTTTTATGA
- a CDS encoding DUF2555 domain-containing protein, which translates to MTTSSISTRNISALTAADVEQLAARLEGDDYSNPFEGLNDWHLLRAIAFQRPELVEPYIHLLDLEAFDEA; encoded by the coding sequence ATGACAACTTCAAGCATTTCGACACGGAATATTTCTGCTCTCACGGCAGCAGACGTGGAACAGCTTGCTGCACGTCTAGAAGGTGATGATTATAGCAATCCTTTTGAAGGCTTGAATGATTGGCATCTTCTACGAGCGATCGCTTTTCAACGTCCAGAATTGGTCGAACCTTATATCCATCTTCTAGATTTGGAAGCTTTTGACGAAGCATAA